AGGCGAGTGCGCGCCACACCCGGCTCTATGCCCGCGAGAACGAAAGCGAGCGCAACAACCAGATCGTGTTCGCGTTCGACTGCGGACAGGCGATGTGCGAACCGGTCGACGGCCTGCCGCGGATCGACCGCGCCGTGTCCGCAGCGCTCACCGCCGCCTACGTCGCACTCAAGGGCGGCGACAGGGTCTCGTTGTTCGGCTTTGCCGCGCGGCCCGAAGTGGCAACCCCGTTCTACGGCGATTCGCGCCAGTTCCATCGGTTGCAGACCGCGGCTGCGGGGCTCGACTACCATGCCGAGGAACCGAACTTCACGCTGGCGCTGGCGACCCTTTCGGCCCGGCTCAAGCGACGCAGCATGATCGTGGTTTTCTCTGACTTCACCGATCCGACCGGCGCCGAACTGATGATCGAAAGCCTGGGAAGACTGGTCGACAAGCACCTGATCCTTTTCGTGACCATCGCCGATAGCGAGCTGGCCGAGCTCGAAGCGGTCGATCCCGACAGCCTCGAAGCGCTGGCCACCGCCGTCACCGCCGATTCGCTCTCTCGCCAGCGCGCGCTCGTGCTCCAGCGGCTACGGCAGATGGGCATCGACGTGATCGAGGCCCCGTGGGACACCATCGGCTATCGGCTGATCGACGCCTATCTTGCGATCAAGCGCGCAGGAGCGATCGGATGAAGGCACCGATCCTTTCCGGCCTGTTCGCCAAGAAGGCGCTTGCCCCTCCCCCCGACATCGAGGCGGCGGCGCTGCGTTCGGATCGCTTCCGTCTCGCTCGGCAGGGCGATTGGGAACGACTCGAACAGATCGTCCGGACAATGGAAAGCGGACGCTTGCGGCGCCTTTCGGACGAAGACGTAGTCGAACTGCCGACGCTCTACCGGACTGCGGCATCGAGCCTGTCGGTCGCGCGCGAAACGTCGCTCGACGCGGCCACGCTGGCCTACCTCGAATCGCTGGTCCAGCGGGCGTGGTTCCAGGTTTATGGGCCGCGTCAGGGCTTCTTCCGCTGGCTCGGCGGGTTCCTCGGCGGCGGCCTGAGCGCGGCGGTGCGGGAGATCTGGCTCGAAATCCTCATCGCGCTAGCGGTCATGGTGGCCGGCGCCATCGCAGGTTGGCTGCTGGTCAGCGGCAACCAGGACTGGTTCTATTCGCTGGTACCGAGCGGCCTGACGGGCGACCGCGTCCCCGGTGCCTCGCGCGAAGCGCTCCTGAAATCGCTCGATACGGTCAAGGGCCCCTCGGGTCTTTCGTTCTTCGCCGCCTACCTGTTCCAGAACAATGCCAGCGTTTCGATCCTCGCATTCGCGCTCGGTTTTGCGTTCGGCGTCCCGACGTTGATGATTCTGCTCAAAGAAATGGCCACGCTCGGGGCGATGGTGTGGCTGTTCGCCAGCAAGGGACTAACCCTGCAGTTCGTCGCGTGGCTTTCGGTTCACGGCACGACCGAGCTGTTTGCGATCCTGCTCGCCGGTGCGGCCGGGCTGCACGTCGGGCGATCGATGGCGTTTCCCGGCGACCGTTCCATCCTTGCGGCAACGGCGGAAAGCGGTCGCCGCGCAGCGATCGTGATGGCCGGAGTGGTGATGATGCTGATCGTTGCCGCAATTCTCGAATCTTTCGTCCGGCAGCTGGTCGGTTCGACGCTTGACCGTTTCCTCATCGGCGGTTCGATGCTGGCGCTGTGGTGCACCTATTTCTTCGCCTTCCGACGCGATCCGACGGGGGACTACCAATGACAGCCGCGAGCATCCGCTTTACCCGAGACCCCAAGCGCGAGCGGATCTGCGTGACCCCCGAAGGGATCGCCCTGACATTCGTGGTCGCCACTCGCTCGGCGCGCCTCGGGGCGTTGCTGATCGACTACATGATCCTGCTGTTCGGCTCGATTTTCATTTCGATCGCGATGGGCATGATCCTGGGCGGGATCGGTTCGCTGGTCGATGCCAAGCCGGCGGGTGCGGCAGAGTTCGTTGTCGCGCTGTGGGTGATCCTGTGGTTCGTCGCGTGGAATGGCTATTTCATGATATTCGAGCTGTCCGCACGCGGTGCGACTCCCGGTAAGCGCCTGACAGGCATCCGCGTCGCTGCGCGCCCTGCGAGCGATCACGAGGGCAGCGCCCGGTTGACCGCAGAGGCCGTGATCGCGCGCAACCTGCTGCGCGATATCGAGCTGTTCCTGCCGCTTATCCTGGTCATGAGCGCACCCTCGGGTGCGGGCGGCCCTGCCGGACTAGCCGCAACTGCCTGGTTCCTGGTGTTTGCGTTCTTCCCGTTCTTCAACCGCGATGCCCTGCGCGCGGGCGACCTGATCGCGGGCACATGGGTCGTCGAAGCGCCGCGCACAAAACTGGCCGACGCATTGTCGGTGGAAGGAGCCGCCAAGGGAGCGAGCAGTGTTACCGGGGCGACCTACCAGTTTGGCGATGCCGAGCTCTCGATCTACGGCGAGTACGAGCTACAGACACTCGAACGCATGCTGCGCGATGGGCAGCAGGAGGCGCTGGAGGCGGTTCATACCGCCATCTGCACCAAGATCGGCTGGTCGCCCGGAGCGGGTGACGAACGCGCGTTCCTTGAAGCATTCTATGCCCAGCTTCGCGCCAAGCTGGAGGGCGATATGCGCTTCGGAAAGCGCAAGGCGGACAAGTTCAGCGCCTGAACCCGTCCGCCTTCATATCCGAGAGATTCGGCGGATTACTTGGCCTTCCACTTCATGACCCGGAACAGCATATCGCCGGCCGCATGCCGATATTCGGAGCGCTTGGCCGAACCTGCCTGCATGTCCTGCACGGTCATCTTCATGTAATCCTGATAGGCCTTAGCCCGCGCCTTCCCTTCATCGTTGTCGACGAAGTGCGGGAACCATGTGATCAGGTAGACGTCGGGTTCACCTTCGCGCGGGTACTGGTTGACCCAGATCTGATAGCCGTCGATCCAACCCTGCGATTTCGCGAAGTCCTGAGACTTGCGGTACTGGTCCGCGAGGTAGGTGGCATATTCGAGGCTGTGGCCGTCGTCGACCTTGATCATGCTCATTTCGACATAGTCGCCGGGCTCGACAGGCCATGCGTCCTGGGCATTGGCTGCTTGCGGGGCGACAAATGCCAGGGTGGCACCGGCAATCGCGGCGAGAGCGAACTTCTTCATCGGGTTTCTCCTCACACGTCCGGCGGCGGCAGGATTGCTGCCGTCGGTTACTTGTGCAGAGGCACGGGCGACCCGTGCGAACCCGATTGACTTTGGTTTCAATCGCCAGTCCACTTGCATTCGCAGCGCTGGCGGGAACCATGCCGTCCCTCGGCGCGCGGACATAAGCACCGGAAAAGGTGGATGTCCAGTAGCATGGGGGAACGTTACCAGATGCCGCGATACGCGATCCGGACTGATGACCTGACCAACGCCGACGTGCTCGCATTGCTCGATACGCACCTCGCGGAAATGCATCGCTGGTCGCCGGAATGCAAAGTGCACGCGATGCCCGCCGAGCGCCTGCGCGCAGACGACATCACCTTCTATTCGGCGTGGGACGGCGAGCGCCTGGCCGCGGTCGGTGCGCTCAAGGAACTCGGAGATGGCCGGGCGGAGATCAAGTCGATGCGCGCTTCTCCCGGCTATCGCGGCAAGGGCGCGGCCCGTGCAATCCTCGACTTTCTGATCGCCGAGGCGCAAGCTCGCAAGATGCGCTGGCTTGGCCTTGAAACCGGAAATACCCTCGAGTTCGAGCCCGCCCATGCGCTCTATGCGCGCAACGGATTTACTCCCTGCCCACCGTTCGGCGATTATGTGTCCGACGATTTCAGCATCTGCATGGAGCGATACCTGTAGTGCCCGATAGGCGCGCCTTCCTTGCCGGCAGTGCTGCCCTCGTCGCCGGCGCATGCGTGCCGGTTCGGACCGACACCGGCGGGCGGATCGATGCGAAGCTGCACCTTATCGAAGTCGCGAATGGGGGCGCGCTGGGGGCCGCTCTGCTCGACCCGCTGAGCGGGGACGTGATCGGCAATCGGGCGGACGAGCGCTTCGCGTTGTGCTCGACCTTCAAGGCGAGCCTCGTCGCGCTGGTGCTCGACCTGGGAATAGCCGGGAAGCTCGACCTCGGCGAAGTGGTCTACTGGACGCAAGCGGACCTGCTTTCCTACGCCCCGTTCGCGAAGCAGCGCCTTGCAAACGGCGCGACGATCACCGAGCTTGCGGGTGCAGCGCAGATCCTGTCGGACAACACTGCGGCGAACTTGTTGCTGCAGAGGGTCGGCGGACCGGAGGGCCTGACGGCGTTCTGGCGCTCGCTCGGCGACGAGGTCAGCCGGCTCGACGATATCGAGGGCGCGCTGAACCACGTGCTGCCCGGCAGCGAGCGCAACACCACGACACCGCGCGCGATGGCGACGACGCTGGCCAAGATCCTCTATAGCGGCGCGATCGCACGCGAAGCTTCGGACCAGCTCAAGGCGTGGATGCGCGAAACGCAGACTGGTGCGAAGAAGGTCCGCGCCGGCCTGCCGCAGGGGTGGGATGCAGGGGACAAGACCGGCAATTCGGGTGGCTGGCCCGACATGTACGGGGTCAGCGCCGACATCGGCTTCGCGGTTCCTCCCAATGGCGCGCCGATCATCTTCGCTGCATATCACCGCGCAGCCGCGCTCGGCGCACCGAGTGCCAATGCCGATGCCGCGCTCGCGCAGGTAGGCGAAGCGATCGGTCGCTTGCCCTGAGCCAGCTGCCTGCGCTCAGTCGCCCTTCGTCGGTTCCTCGTCGGAAAAAATCGCGACTTCGTTTGTGCCTTCGCTGGTTGCGCGGCCGCGATACATCCCTGGGGTGTTCATCGCGAAAACCGGCTCGCCGTCTTTCGACATGACGATCACGCCACCGTCGCCGCCCATTTCGCCAACCTCGGCGATCACCTTGTCGGCCGCAGTCTGCACGTCTTCCCCGGCGAGCAGCATCCGGTCGCAGATCTCGTGCGCAACGCCGACGCGGATGAAGTATTCGCCCCACCCCGTCGCCGAAACGGCGCACGCCCGGTCGTCGGCCCAGGTGCCCGCACCAATCACCGGAGAATCGCCAATGCGGCCCCAGCGCTTGCCGGTCATCCCTCCGGTCGAGGTTCCTGCCGCGAGATGGCCCGACTGATCCATCGCCACGGCCCCAACGGTGCCGAACTTGAACTCGACGTCGAGCGCGGAAAGATGCTCCTTCTTGAGCTTCTCGAGCTGCTTCTTGCGCTCTTCAGTTGCGAACCACTCGGGCGGGACGATCTCGAGGCCCTGTTCGGCAGCGAATTGCTCCGCTCCCTTGCCTGAAAGGAAGACGTGCGGACTGTGCTCCATGACTGCCCGCGCCAGCAGGATCGGGTGGCGCACATCGCCGACCCCGGCCACTGCCCCGGCTGCGCGGTTCGTGCCGTCCATGATCGAGGCGTCCATCTCGTTGGTGCCTTCCCACGTATAGACCGCGCCGCGTCCGGCATTAAATTTGGGATCGTCTTCCAGAACCGTGATCGTCGCGGTCACCGCATCCATCGCGGTGCCGCCTTCGCGCAAAACCTTCGCCCCGGCATCGAGCGCCGCTTGCAGCGAAGCGCGATACTCGGCCTCCTTTTCTGGAGTCATGCGCGCGCGGGTCAGCGTACCGGCACCGCCGTGCAGCGCGATCGACCACTTGCCGTCGGGCCTGGCCTCTTCGGCACTTGCCGGAGCAATTGCCGCCAGCGCCGCGACGCAGCCCATGATGAGTGTCAGGTGATGCAATGTCATATCCCCCAGCTGGCCGTAAATCGAACGGCGGCTTCAGCATCCATATGCATGGAGCGACCAGTGCGAGGCAATCACCTTCCTTGCGCTTGCCCACCGCGCAGATGGCGGGTTTGCAGTCGCAGGTTTACCGCGTAGGGCGACAAGCGATGATCCTGCGCCACGCTACCCAAGCCGACGCCGCCGCACTCGCCGATTTCGCGCGCGATGCCTTCGCCGCGGCTTTCGCTCAACTCTACAAGCCCGAAGACCTCGCAGCATTCTTTGCAGATTGGCGCAGCGAAGAAATCTACGCGAAGGCGATCGGCGATCCGGACACTACGGTGACCCTCGCGGAAGAAGATGGCCGCATCCTCGCCTACTCGCTGATCAAGCGCGACGCGCATTTCGACGAGCGACCCGAACCGCGCCCCGCCCATCCGACGTTCCTCAGCCAGCTCTACTGCGCCTACGAAGCGACCGGGCGCGGCCTCGGGGCGGCTTTGATGGACAAGATAATCGCTGACGCCCGCGCCTGGGAGTCCGACGCGCTGCAGCTGTCGGTGTTCAGCGAAAACTTCGGGGCGCAGCGGTTCTACCAGCGCTACGGCTTCGAAAAGGTCGCCGATATCGACTTCTGGGTCGGGAACCATCGCGACGACGAATTCCTTTACGAATTGAAGTTGTAAGAACGACAGGAGGAGAGCATGGCTGGACGGGAATTCGGGTTCGAGAACACCACCGACGACGTGCTCGACGGGATCGACCTGACAGGCCGGTCCTTCTTCATCACCGGGGCCTATTCGGGACTGGGTAAGGAGACCGCACGGGCGATCGCTGCACGCGGTGCGGATGTAATCCTGTCCGGCCGCGATGCGGAAAAGCTTGCCGCAGCGGCCGAGGAAATTTCGGGCGAAACCGGCGCAAACGTCGAAACCATCGTGTGCGACCTCGGCGATCTCGCCAGCATCCGGGCTTGCGGCAAGGAAGCGCGCGAGCGGTTCGCCAAGATCGACGTGCTGATCAACAATGCCGGCGTCATGGCCTGCCCGCTTGCTCGCACGAAAGACGGGTTCGAGATGCAGTTCGGCACCAACCATCTCGGTCACTTCCTGCTCACCAGCGAACTAATGCCGTTGATCGAGCAGGGCGCGCGCCAGCGGATCGTCAACCTGTCGAGTCGTGGGCACCATTTCGACGGCGTGCACCTCGACGATCCGAATTTCCTGTCGCGCGAATACGACAAGTGGGCTTCCTACGGCCAATCGAAGACCGCCAACGTGCTGTTCGCGGTCGGTCTGGAAAGCCGCTTCGCCGACAAGGGTATCCACGCCTACGCCGTCCACCCCGGCGGGATCATGACCAACCTCGGCCGACACCTCGAGCCGGAGGATATCGAACGCCTGCGCAAGCGCGTCGAGGACACTTCGAGCGGGACCGGCCTGACCTTCAAGACCATCCCGCAAGGCGCGGCGACCACCTGCTTCGCGGCAACCGCGCCCGAGCTTGAAGGTGTCGGTGGAGTCTATCTAGAAGACGTGGCGGTCGCCCAGGTGGACGATGACGATCCCTCCGGCAGCGTACGCTCGTATGCGGTCGATCCCGCCACGGCAGACGCGCTGTGGTCGCTTAGCGAGGAACTGGTCGGGACACGCTTCGCCGCCTGAGCGGCTACAACCACTTCCAGCGCCAGAACAGGTATACTTGGAGCGAAAGGATCGCTGCGCACAACCCGCACACGATCCAGAACGCAATATTGGAGTGGACGCCGGGCATACCGCCGACATTGATACCGAGAAGGCCGGTAATGAAGCTCAAGGGCAGGAAAATCGCAGCGACAATCGTCAACATGTAGCTCGTCCGCTCAGCAGACGCGAGCGACCGGCCCCGCAGCTCGTCGAGCAGGACGACCGAGCTTTCCTTGCTGACGTCGATATCGTCGAGGAAGCGGCGCAGAAGCGCAATCGTTTCGGCGATCTCTCGCCGGTCGTGGCCTTCGAACCAATCGGGCGCGTCCCGGCTGATAGCCTCAAGCGCGACGTGCTGCGGCCCCATATGTCTCTTTAGCGCGAGGCAGTTCCGGCGGATCGAGGTGATCTTGCGCAGCAGCGGATCGGGCTCTTCCTCGTCGAAGTCGAGCTCCTCAAGTTTGTTGAGCTCGTCGTTCATGTCGACGATCGCCGCGTTCATACGGTGGACCATATGTTCGGTCAGCGAGGTCACAAGGGCTCCCGCATCGGTCGGCCCGCGCCCGTTGTCGATCTCCGACAGGGTGTCGCGCGGGGTCTGCAGCGAGAGGCGACGAAGCGTAACGACGCGAGCGCCGTCGCTCCAAAGCTGCATCGAGACCATGTCTTCCGGCTGCGCGCCCGGGTTGAAATTGATCCCTCGCAGCGTGGCAACGAGCACCTCGCCGTCACGGAATGCGCGCGGGCGGGTCGCGTCGCTCGTCAGCAGTTCTGCGGTCGGCTCGGGGATTTCCAGCTCCTGCTCGAGCCATTCCTGAACCACCGGCGCGGTTCGCTGCAAGTGAACCCACAGGACCTCGCCCGGTCGCGCTGGTCGCCAGCCCTGCACTTTGTTCCAATCGATGGGGCGGCCGCCGCCTTTCCCATCGAGCACCCGACCAAACAGCATCGGCCCGTCGGTGGCTGCATCATCGGTCTGCTCTAGCGGTTCGCGCATGGTGGCCGGGTTGTGCATCAACTTGTGACGGTTGTCATCTGCCGGAGCACGCCGGGAGGACGCGCGGTTTCCTACCGCATTTTGCGATGGTAAGGCGACACCGATGACCGAAGTTCGCCAAAAGGGTCGCAAAATTGCATCAATCGGCCCATATGGCCGTTGCCGATATATGGCACTGGGAAACGATGTTTTTGATTTCAGGACTGTGTTCCATGTGTTCCACCTTTCAGGAAACAGAGCGATAAAATGAACGCAATCCGCCCGTGGCGCACGGTCGAGCGCCGTAAATCGCGCCAGATCATGGTCGGAAACGTGCCGGTAGGTGGCGATGCGCCGATCACCGTGCAGACGATGACCAACACCCCGACTTCCGACGCGAAGGCAACGATCGACCAGATCCGCCGCTGCGAGGATGCGGGTGTCGACATCATCCGGGTTTCGTGCCCCGACAAGGACAGCACCGCCGCGCTGCCCGAAATCGTTCGTGCCGCGCAGGTGCCGATCGTCGCCGACATCCATTTCCACTACAAGCGCGCGCTCGAAGCCGCCGACGCGGGTGCTGCGTGCCTGCGGATCAACCCCGGCAACATCGGCTCGAGCGAACGGGTGGAGGAAGTCGTCCGCGCCGCCAAGGCCAACGGCTGCGCGATCCGCATTGGAGTGAACGCCGGCAGCCTCGAAAAGGACCTGCTTGAAAAGTACGGCGAGCCCTGCCCCGAAGCGTTGGTCGAAAGCGCGCTCGATCATATCAAGCTGCTGCAGGACCACGACTTCCACGAATACAAGGTAGCGGTGAAGGCGAGCGATGTGTTCCTTGCGGTCGCGGCCTACCACGGCCTCGCCGAGACCGTCGATTGTCCGCTGCACCTCGGAATTACCGAGGCGGGTGGACTGATCGGAGGGACGGTCAAATCGTCGATCGGCATCGGCAGCCTGCTGTGGGCGGGAATAGGCGATACGATCCGAGTCAGCCTGTCGGCCGAGCCCGAGCAGGAAGTGCGGGTCGGGTTCGAGATCTTGAAGGCGCTGGGCCTCAGGACACGCGGCGTGCGCGTGGTCTCGTGCCCCAGCTGCGCGCGACAGGGCTTTGACGTGATCCGCACCGTGCAAACGCTCGAAGACCGCTTGCAGCACATCAAGGTGCCGCTTTCGCTCTCGGTGCTCGGCTGCGTGGTCAACGGCCCCGGAGAAGCGCGCGAGACCGATATCGGCATCACTGGCGGAGGCGCGGGCAAGCACATGGTCTACCTCTCGGGCGTAACCGACCATCACGTGCAGTCCGAAGACATGCTCGACCATATCGTCGAACTGGTCGAGGCCAAGGCGGCCGAGATCGAAGCCGCGATGACCGACGCGGGGGAAGCGGATGAGGTCGTCGAAGCGGCTGAATAAGAGAAGGTTTCATTGGGTCGCCGTTGTGCTCTGAACGAAGGAGTTGGCACGTGGCGGATTTGGAAACGGACTACCTGGTTGTCGGCGCTGGTGCGGTCGGCATGGCATTCGTCGATACCCTGCTCGAGGAGGATCCCGACTGCCACATAACGATCGTCGACAAGCATGCGCGTCCGGGCGGGCACTGGAACGACGCCTATTCGTTCGTCAGGCTTCACCAGCCGAGCTCGACATACGGCGTCAACTCGTTGGAGCTGTGCACCGACCGTGTCGATCTTCGAGGCCACAACGCGGGGATGTATCCGCTGGCAACGCAGGCGGAAATCCTCGCTTACTACCAGCGCCTGATGGACGATCGGTTTCTGGCCAGCCGCCGCGTCGCCTATTTTCCGCTAAGCGAGTACCACGAAGATAGCGGCGGCCCCGCAGTGCGCGAATTATTGTCAGGCAAAGCGAGATCGATCGAAGTCCGGCGCAAGCTTGTTGATGCGACGTGGTACCAGACCTCGGTCCCAGCGACCCACAAGCCTGCGTTCGAGATCGCGCAAGACACCCGTTTTGCGATTCCCGGAGACCTGCCGAGCTTGTGGAAAGCGCCCGAGAAACTTCCCGAACATTATGTCGTCCTCGGCGGTGGCAAGACGGCGATGGACAGCGTGGTTTGGCTCCTCGAAGCGGGTGTCGCAGCCAGCAAGATCGGTTGGGTCCGCCCGCGCGATTCGTGGATGATGAACCGCCGTTTCCTGCAACCAGCCAAAGTGAACTTCGAAGGCCTGATCGACTTTCAGAGGTTGCACGTGCTCGCGGCTGCCAATTCAGACACCGGGGAGGAGATGTTCGCCAGGCTGGAAGAAGGCGGCGTCATGTTGCGGATCGATCCGCAAGTGACGCCCGAGATGTTCCACTACGCGGTTATCTCCGAAGGTGAAGTGGAGATGCTGCGCACGGTCAAGGCGGTGTATAGGCAAGGCAGGGTTACACGCGTCGAACCGGGTCGTCTTCATTTCGGCGATCACATTGAGTCCGTGCCGCGCGATACTCTGTTTATCGACTGCACCGCCACTGCGGTTCCGTTCGAGAGGCGAGCGGACGATCGCCCGATCTTCGATGGAAATCGCATCACGCTTCGCCTCGCGAGGGTACCGTTCGTTCCCTATTGCGCGGCGCTGGCGGCGTTCCTCGAAGCGAATTTCCAGACAGACGAGGAACGCAACGCACTCGTTCCGATCGCGCCGCTGACCGATACCAGCGATACTTATCCGTTCGGATTCATGTGCAACATGATAAGCGCGGGAATCCTGGGACAGAACGAGAAGACCAACGCTTTCAATAACCGCAGCCGCCTTGATCCGATTGGTCCTGCCCTTGCCGAACTCATCGCGGAAGGAAGCCCGAAGCTTGCAAAGCTTGAGCAGTTCGGCAGGGAACTGGAGGAAAACATGCCGAAAATAATGGCTCTCGGGATGAAGGCGAAGGCGATCCATGAGGCCGCGTGATCGACCTATTCACCTCTCCGATAGAATTGCGCTATAGCCTTTGCCGACGATGAACAGGCGCGATCTCATCAAGCATTCGCTGGCGGCAGGCGCTGCGGGGCTGGTGCTGCCGAGGATCGCGCGCGCCACGCCGCTCCCGGCAACCCCGAATGCGCTCGGCCAGCGCGATCGCCAGTTGTTCGCGATCGCCAAGGAGCAGATGGAAAAGCATTCCGCGAACTTGTGGCGCACCGACCTCGTCGGGATCGCCGATTACGGGCTCCGCTCGAGCGAACCGCGGTTCCACTTCTGCAATTTCGAGACCGGCAAGGTCAGCTCGTTTTACGTCGCGCATGGTGCCGGGTCCGACCCCGAGCATGACGGTTGGCTCGACTGGTTCTCCAACGTCCCGGAATCGATGTGTTCGAGCCAGGGTGCATACATGACCTATGGCTGGTACACCGGCAAATACGGCACTTCGATCCGGCTCGATGGCCTCGATGCGAGCAATTCCAACGCACTCGACCGCGCGATCGTGATGCACCGGGCTGCCTATGCCGAGCCGGCGTTCCTCGCCAAGTGGGGCAAACTCGGCCGTTCGAACGGCTGCTTCGCGATGAGCGAGGAAGACTTCAAGGTCGCCCTGCTGCAGATGGCCGGCGGGCGGTTGCTTTTTGCCGACCGGCTCGGGATCGGGCAGGACGGGCAGCACGTCGCCGTGCCACCCGCCGACTTGCGCGGACCGCCTTCGATGCAGCCCGAAACGCGCCCCGACGCAGCGTAAGTTCTTCTCAGGATTGCTCTAGTTCGTCTGCAGGTCGTCGACGATCTCGACGACCTTTTCGCTGGTCTTGCGCGCGCGGTTGGCCTCGCGCGGCTGATCGAAGCTTGCCAGCACCGGGGCATCGCGGTCGTAGATGTCGTCGAACTGGCGCAGGTTGCCGTCGATGTCGGTGCCCATCGTGAAATAGGTGATGTAGACCGGCATCTGCTTCTCGATCGGCACCCGGGTGTACTTTCCCGAGGTGCTGATCGCGACAGCCTCGTCGGCCGCTTCCTTCCTCGTTTCCGGCGTGTTTGCGAGGTTGCCAAGGATAGCGAGTGTGATCGCCAATTCCTGCGCCCGCTCGGTCCGGATGCAGCCGTGGCTGAGCGCGCGGTTGTCCCGATTGAACAAGCTGCGCGCGGGCGTGTCATGCAGGAAGATTGCGTGCGGATTGGGCATGTCGAGCTTCATCAACCCGAGCGAATTGTTCGCACCGGGTTGCTGGACGACCGTCACGAAGCCGGTCTTTGGATCCTTCCATCCCTTGTAGCCTGCTGCCTTTGCCCAAGTGGGATTGGTGAGCACTTTCGTGCCCAGCCCCTCGCCCTTCACGA
Above is a window of Tsuneonella mangrovi DNA encoding:
- a CDS encoding isoaspartyl peptidase/L-asparaginase family protein, producing MTLHHLTLIMGCVAALAAIAPASAEEARPDGKWSIALHGGAGTLTRARMTPEKEAEYRASLQAALDAGAKVLREGGTAMDAVTATITVLEDDPKFNAGRGAVYTWEGTNEMDASIMDGTNRAAGAVAGVGDVRHPILLARAVMEHSPHVFLSGKGAEQFAAEQGLEIVPPEWFATEERKKQLEKLKKEHLSALDVEFKFGTVGAVAMDQSGHLAAGTSTGGMTGKRWGRIGDSPVIGAGTWADDRACAVSATGWGEYFIRVGVAHEICDRMLLAGEDVQTAADKVIAEVGEMGGDGGVIVMSKDGEPVFAMNTPGMYRGRATSEGTNEVAIFSDEEPTKGD
- a CDS encoding GNAT family N-acetyltransferase, with protein sequence MGERYQMPRYAIRTDDLTNADVLALLDTHLAEMHRWSPECKVHAMPAERLRADDITFYSAWDGERLAAVGALKELGDGRAEIKSMRASPGYRGKGAARAILDFLIAEAQARKMRWLGLETGNTLEFEPAHALYARNGFTPCPPFGDYVSDDFSICMERYL
- a CDS encoding stage II sporulation protein M, producing MKAPILSGLFAKKALAPPPDIEAAALRSDRFRLARQGDWERLEQIVRTMESGRLRRLSDEDVVELPTLYRTAASSLSVARETSLDAATLAYLESLVQRAWFQVYGPRQGFFRWLGGFLGGGLSAAVREIWLEILIALAVMVAGAIAGWLLVSGNQDWFYSLVPSGLTGDRVPGASREALLKSLDTVKGPSGLSFFAAYLFQNNASVSILAFALGFAFGVPTLMILLKEMATLGAMVWLFASKGLTLQFVAWLSVHGTTELFAILLAGAAGLHVGRSMAFPGDRSILAATAESGRRAAIVMAGVVMMLIVAAILESFVRQLVGSTLDRFLIGGSMLALWCTYFFAFRRDPTGDYQ
- a CDS encoding DUF58 domain-containing protein, with protein sequence MRFPLVPTARAVWIAALAAPVALVVAAALPGAWMAAPAAGLTLLLLVALDGLVAGRLVDWRIAAPQDCEVGEPLQVAVLAEIAGKVGNGTVDAALQFDPRLAPEGRAILALAPLVDDASWSGTAGLQPVRRGTAALERVWLRWTGPLGLGARQVSHQLEDEVRVWPDLAPVRSPALQHFLRDAQFGLIARRIRGEGTQFEALSEYEPGMDRRRIDWKASARHTRLYARENESERNNQIVFAFDCGQAMCEPVDGLPRIDRAVSAALTAAYVALKGGDRVSLFGFAARPEVATPFYGDSRQFHRLQTAAAGLDYHAEEPNFTLALATLSARLKRRSMIVVFSDFTDPTGAELMIESLGRLVDKHLILFVTIADSELAELEAVDPDSLEALATAVTADSLSRQRALVLQRLRQMGIDVIEAPWDTIGYRLIDAYLAIKRAGAIG
- the bla gene encoding class A beta-lactamase; this encodes MPVRTDTGGRIDAKLHLIEVANGGALGAALLDPLSGDVIGNRADERFALCSTFKASLVALVLDLGIAGKLDLGEVVYWTQADLLSYAPFAKQRLANGATITELAGAAQILSDNTAANLLLQRVGGPEGLTAFWRSLGDEVSRLDDIEGALNHVLPGSERNTTTPRAMATTLAKILYSGAIAREASDQLKAWMRETQTGAKKVRAGLPQGWDAGDKTGNSGGWPDMYGVSADIGFAVPPNGAPIIFAAYHRAAALGAPSANADAALAQVGEAIGRLP
- a CDS encoding GNAT family N-acetyltransferase; its protein translation is MILRHATQADAAALADFARDAFAAAFAQLYKPEDLAAFFADWRSEEIYAKAIGDPDTTVTLAEEDGRILAYSLIKRDAHFDERPEPRPAHPTFLSQLYCAYEATGRGLGAALMDKIIADARAWESDALQLSVFSENFGAQRFYQRYGFEKVADIDFWVGNHRDDEFLYELKL
- a CDS encoding RDD family protein; its protein translation is MTAASIRFTRDPKRERICVTPEGIALTFVVATRSARLGALLIDYMILLFGSIFISIAMGMILGGIGSLVDAKPAGAAEFVVALWVILWFVAWNGYFMIFELSARGATPGKRLTGIRVAARPASDHEGSARLTAEAVIARNLLRDIELFLPLILVMSAPSGAGGPAGLAATAWFLVFAFFPFFNRDALRAGDLIAGTWVVEAPRTKLADALSVEGAAKGASSVTGATYQFGDAELSIYGEYELQTLERMLRDGQQEALEAVHTAICTKIGWSPGAGDERAFLEAFYAQLRAKLEGDMRFGKRKADKFSA
- a CDS encoding CorA family divalent cation transporter; translation: MREPLEQTDDAATDGPMLFGRVLDGKGGGRPIDWNKVQGWRPARPGEVLWVHLQRTAPVVQEWLEQELEIPEPTAELLTSDATRPRAFRDGEVLVATLRGINFNPGAQPEDMVSMQLWSDGARVVTLRRLSLQTPRDTLSEIDNGRGPTDAGALVTSLTEHMVHRMNAAIVDMNDELNKLEELDFDEEEPDPLLRKITSIRRNCLALKRHMGPQHVALEAISRDAPDWFEGHDRREIAETIALLRRFLDDIDVSKESSVVLLDELRGRSLASAERTSYMLTIVAAIFLPLSFITGLLGINVGGMPGVHSNIAFWIVCGLCAAILSLQVYLFWRWKWL
- a CDS encoding SDR family NAD(P)-dependent oxidoreductase — encoded protein: MAGREFGFENTTDDVLDGIDLTGRSFFITGAYSGLGKETARAIAARGADVILSGRDAEKLAAAAEEISGETGANVETIVCDLGDLASIRACGKEARERFAKIDVLINNAGVMACPLARTKDGFEMQFGTNHLGHFLLTSELMPLIEQGARQRIVNLSSRGHHFDGVHLDDPNFLSREYDKWASYGQSKTANVLFAVGLESRFADKGIHAYAVHPGGIMTNLGRHLEPEDIERLRKRVEDTSSGTGLTFKTIPQGAATTCFAATAPELEGVGGVYLEDVAVAQVDDDDPSGSVRSYAVDPATADALWSLSEELVGTRFAA